A part of Micromonospora chersina genomic DNA contains:
- the mqnP gene encoding menaquinone biosynthesis prenyltransferase MqnP, which translates to MAVTEAPTERPGRVKSFLKLVAIEHSVFALPFAYLSALTAMRVDGGRVRWLDLLLITVAMVGARTFAMAANRILDRRIDARNPRTANRELVTGAVSVRTAWTGAAVALVVFLAAAALLNPLCLALAPLAVVPLVVYPYGKRFTNWPHAILAIAQAVGPVGAWLAVTGTLDGSWPAWLLGAAVGLWIGGFDLIYACQDSEIDREIGVHSVPARYGRRFALHASTVAHVVTFALFIWFGALVGFGWLWWIGLALTAVAFGYQHLVVSPTDLSKVNRAFFTANGFVGIALFVFALLDLVVRLDLRP; encoded by the coding sequence ATGGCCGTCACCGAGGCCCCGACGGAACGCCCGGGACGGGTCAAGTCCTTCCTCAAGCTGGTCGCGATCGAGCACTCGGTCTTCGCGCTGCCATTCGCGTACCTGTCGGCGCTGACCGCCATGCGGGTCGACGGCGGGCGGGTGCGCTGGCTCGACCTGCTGCTCATCACCGTGGCGATGGTCGGGGCGCGCACGTTCGCCATGGCCGCCAACCGGATCCTCGACCGGCGGATCGACGCGCGGAACCCGCGTACCGCCAACCGGGAACTGGTGACCGGGGCGGTGAGCGTGCGGACGGCCTGGACCGGCGCGGCCGTCGCGCTGGTGGTCTTCCTGGCCGCCGCCGCCCTGCTCAACCCGCTCTGCCTGGCGCTCGCCCCGCTCGCCGTGGTGCCGCTCGTCGTCTACCCCTACGGGAAGCGGTTCACCAACTGGCCGCACGCCATCCTGGCGATCGCCCAGGCGGTCGGCCCGGTCGGCGCGTGGCTGGCCGTCACCGGCACCCTCGACGGCTCCTGGCCGGCCTGGCTGCTCGGTGCCGCAGTCGGCCTCTGGATCGGCGGCTTCGACCTCATCTACGCCTGCCAGGATTCCGAGATCGACCGGGAGATCGGCGTGCACAGCGTCCCGGCCCGCTACGGCCGGCGCTTCGCGCTGCACGCCTCCACCGTCGCGCACGTGGTGACCTTCGCGCTGTTCATCTGGTTCGGCGCGCTTGTCGGCTTCGGCTGGCTCTGGTGGATCGGCCTGGCGCTCACGGCGGTCGCCTTCGGCTACCAGCACCTCGTGGTCAGCCCGACCGACCTGAGCAAGGTCAACCGGGCGTTCTTCACCGCCAACGGCTTCGTCGGCATCGCGCTGTTCGTCTTCGCCCTGCTGGACCTGGTGGTCCGCCTCGACCTGCGCCCCTGA
- a CDS encoding menaquinone biosynthesis decarboxylase yields the protein MAARGFPYTDLKDFLAALEAAGELRRVGVPVDPTLEISEVVTRTVRDGGPALLFERPTRGEMPVAINLFGTEKRMAMALGVDTLDEIGERIGAMIKPELPVGWSGIRDGLGKVMQLKSLPPRKVKTAPCQQVVYRGDDVDLNRLPGLQVWPGDGGIFHNFGLTHTKHPETGKRNLGLYRLQQHSRNTLGMHWQIHKDSTAHHAVAERLGQRLPVAIAIGCDPVVSYAATAPLPGDIDEYLFAGFLRGERVEMVDCLTVPLQVPAHAQVVLEGYLEPGERLPEGPFGDHTGFYTPVEPFPVLHVETMTMQRDPVYHSIITSKPPQEDHGLGKATERIFLPLLKMMIPDIVDYDLPAAGVFHNCAIVSIRKRYPKHAQKVMNAIWGAHLMSLTKLIVIVDEDCDVHDYNEVAFRAFGNVDYARDLLITEGPVDHLDHASYQQFWGGKAGLDATRKLPTEGYTRGWPEEMTMSPEVVSLVDKRWKEYGI from the coding sequence ATGGCGGCTCGTGGCTTCCCGTACACCGATCTCAAGGACTTCCTCGCGGCCCTGGAGGCCGCGGGCGAGCTGCGGCGGGTGGGCGTCCCGGTCGACCCCACGCTGGAGATCAGCGAGGTGGTCACCCGGACCGTCCGCGACGGCGGCCCGGCGCTGCTCTTCGAGCGGCCCACCCGGGGCGAGATGCCGGTGGCGATCAACCTGTTCGGCACCGAGAAGCGGATGGCCATGGCGCTCGGCGTCGACACGCTGGACGAGATCGGCGAGCGGATCGGCGCGATGATCAAGCCGGAGCTGCCGGTCGGCTGGTCCGGCATCCGCGACGGCCTCGGCAAGGTCATGCAGCTCAAGTCGCTGCCGCCGCGCAAGGTCAAGACCGCGCCCTGCCAGCAGGTGGTCTACCGCGGTGACGACGTCGACCTCAACCGGCTGCCCGGCCTCCAGGTCTGGCCCGGCGACGGCGGGATCTTCCACAACTTCGGGTTGACCCACACCAAGCACCCGGAGACCGGCAAGCGCAACCTCGGCCTCTACCGGCTCCAGCAGCACAGCCGGAACACCCTCGGCATGCACTGGCAGATCCACAAGGACTCCACGGCGCACCACGCCGTCGCCGAGCGGCTCGGCCAGCGGCTCCCGGTGGCCATCGCCATCGGCTGCGACCCGGTCGTCTCGTACGCGGCGACCGCGCCGCTCCCCGGCGACATCGACGAGTACCTGTTCGCGGGGTTCCTGCGCGGCGAGCGGGTGGAGATGGTCGACTGCCTCACCGTGCCGTTGCAGGTGCCGGCGCACGCCCAGGTGGTGCTGGAGGGCTACCTGGAGCCGGGGGAGCGGCTGCCCGAGGGCCCGTTCGGCGACCACACCGGCTTCTACACGCCTGTCGAGCCGTTCCCCGTGCTGCACGTCGAGACCATGACCATGCAGCGCGACCCGGTCTACCACTCGATCATCACCTCGAAGCCGCCGCAGGAGGACCACGGCCTCGGCAAGGCCACCGAGCGGATCTTCCTGCCGCTGCTCAAGATGATGATCCCCGACATCGTCGACTACGACCTGCCGGCCGCCGGCGTCTTCCACAACTGCGCGATCGTCTCCATCCGCAAGCGCTACCCGAAGCACGCGCAGAAGGTGATGAACGCGATCTGGGGCGCGCACCTCATGTCGCTCACCAAGCTCATCGTGATCGTCGACGAGGACTGCGACGTGCACGACTACAACGAGGTCGCGTTCCGCGCCTTCGGCAACGTCGACTACGCCCGGGACCTGCTGATCACCGAGGGCCCGGTCGACCACCTGGACCACGCCTCGTACCAGCAGTTCTGGGGTGGCAAGGCGGGCCTCGACGCGACCCGCAAGCTGCCCACCGAGGGCTACACCCGGGGCTGGCCCGAGGAGATGACCATGTCGCCCGAGGTGGTCTCGCTTGTCGACAAGCGCTGGAAGGAGTACGGGATCTGA
- a CDS encoding alpha/beta fold hydrolase: MGDGRVPAGFTEQRTRVGDITINHVRGGSGPTLVLLHGYPQCWRMWRHLLPVLAESFEVVAPDLRGFGDSDAPTDGYDKKNVAADLHGLLTALGLVEDIRLVGHDLGTMVAYAYAAAHPDRVSRLALTEAPIPDESIYAIPALTAAGPAVWNFGFFNLTNGLPEQLVTGREPLWVDRFTDSIMVNKGSIGPEEVAEYARHLRDPAHLWASFAYFRAFGQDVADNAAYRATKLPMPVLAVGARASLGEQVAEQVRRYADTVTGEVVEDCGHWLFEERPAELADLLLPFLRN; this comes from the coding sequence ATGGGCGACGGACGGGTCCCGGCAGGGTTCACCGAGCAGCGGACCCGGGTCGGTGACATCACGATCAACCACGTCCGCGGGGGCAGCGGGCCCACCCTGGTGCTGCTGCACGGCTACCCGCAGTGCTGGCGGATGTGGCGGCACCTGCTGCCGGTGCTGGCCGAGTCGTTCGAGGTGGTCGCGCCCGACCTGCGCGGCTTCGGCGACAGCGACGCCCCGACCGACGGCTACGACAAGAAGAACGTCGCCGCCGACCTGCACGGGCTGCTGACCGCGCTCGGCCTGGTCGAGGACATCCGCCTGGTCGGTCACGACCTCGGCACGATGGTCGCCTACGCCTACGCCGCCGCCCATCCCGACCGGGTTTCCCGGCTGGCGCTCACCGAGGCGCCGATCCCCGACGAGAGCATCTACGCGATCCCGGCCCTCACCGCCGCCGGCCCGGCCGTGTGGAACTTCGGCTTCTTCAACCTGACAAACGGCCTGCCGGAGCAACTCGTCACCGGCCGGGAGCCGCTCTGGGTGGACCGGTTCACCGACTCGATCATGGTCAACAAGGGCAGCATCGGTCCGGAGGAGGTGGCGGAGTACGCCCGACACCTGCGGGATCCGGCCCACCTCTGGGCGAGCTTCGCCTACTTCCGGGCGTTCGGCCAGGACGTGGCGGACAACGCCGCGTACCGGGCGACGAAGCTGCCGATGCCCGTCCTCGCCGTCGGCGCCCGGGCCAGCCTCGGTGAGCAGGTGGCCGAGCAGGTCCGCCGGTACGCCGACACGGTCACCGGCGAGGTGGTGGAGGACTGTGGCCACTGGCTCTTCGAGGAGCGGCCGGCCGAGCTGGCGGACCTGCTGCTGCCGTTCCTGCGGAACTGA
- a CDS encoding carboxymuconolactone decarboxylase family protein — MSRPVFTAHTPDTAPAAARPTMATVHRKLGHLPGAVALMAESPELLKGFLTANAVFESTDLDPVAREVVVLTVATRNECHLCVAMHTATLTRAGVAPELIEALRAGTALPDPRLEALRRFTVAVLDHRGAVPDGDLDAFLAAGWQPRHALDVVLGVGTYTISTFANRLTDAPLDPPLAAYAWSPAS; from the coding sequence ATGTCCCGTCCCGTCTTCACCGCCCACACGCCCGACACCGCGCCCGCCGCCGCCCGTCCCACCATGGCCACCGTCCACCGCAAGCTCGGCCACCTGCCCGGCGCGGTGGCCCTCATGGCCGAGTCACCCGAACTGCTCAAGGGCTTCCTCACCGCCAACGCCGTCTTCGAATCCACCGACCTCGACCCGGTCGCCCGGGAGGTCGTGGTGCTGACCGTGGCCACCCGCAACGAGTGCCACCTCTGCGTGGCAATGCACACCGCGACGCTCACCCGGGCCGGCGTCGCGCCGGAGCTGATCGAGGCGCTCCGGGCCGGCACCGCCCTGCCCGACCCGCGGCTGGAGGCGCTGCGCCGGTTCACCGTCGCCGTCCTCGACCACCGGGGCGCCGTGCCGGACGGCGACCTGGACGCCTTCCTGGCCGCCGGCTGGCAGCCCCGGCACGCGCTGGACGTGGTGCTCGGCGTCGGCACGTACACGATCTCGACCTTCGCCAACCGGCTCACCGACGCCCCGCTCGACCCGCCGCTGGCCGCGTACGCCTGGTCCCCGGCCTCCTGA
- a CDS encoding MarR family winged helix-turn-helix transcriptional regulator: protein MATPDRPGFVLPLLLLAGFRTLIDDLHAELAGQGHPDLRPAHGFVLQAVGPAGTTASDLGQRLGVSKQAAGKTVDRLVALGYLERADDPADARRKLVRMTAKGHDGLRRSAILFDELRDRWAATLGADRVAAMEDDLRRMVPSDVFRLDVPGWFGG from the coding sequence ATGGCAACGCCTGACCGCCCGGGCTTCGTGCTCCCGCTGCTCCTGCTCGCCGGCTTCCGCACTCTCATCGACGACCTGCACGCCGAACTGGCAGGGCAGGGGCACCCCGACCTGCGGCCGGCACACGGCTTCGTGCTCCAGGCCGTCGGCCCGGCCGGCACCACCGCCTCCGACCTGGGCCAGCGCCTGGGCGTCTCGAAGCAGGCGGCCGGCAAGACGGTCGACCGGCTGGTCGCGCTCGGCTACCTGGAACGCGCCGACGACCCCGCCGACGCCCGGCGCAAGCTGGTCCGGATGACGGCGAAGGGCCACGACGGGCTGCGCCGCTCGGCGATCCTCTTCGACGAACTGCGCGACCGCTGGGCGGCGACCCTGGGCGCGGACCGGGTCGCGGCCATGGAGGACGACCTGCGCCGCATGGTCCCGTCCGACGTCTTCCGCCTCGACGTCCCCGGCTGGTTCGGCGGATGA